From a single Oceanobacillus kimchii X50 genomic region:
- a CDS encoding dihydroorotate dehydrogenase electron transfer subunit, translating into MRKRETMSVLSVTQIATDTFEMIAENSRISEQAKPGQFVHIYIPGHTLRRPISIAAVDPSTASVSLVFKAIGEGTKQLSNYQSGMQIDVFGPNGNGFSIDISEDERVLLIGGGVGVPPMYHLAKRLSEETSIDIVSVLGFQTKNAVFYEEEFNRIGETYIVTDDGSYGTHGVVTDIVGQFKDRTQYFSCGPLPMLRAVKSKLSHIPGKVSLEERMGCGVGACMACVLPTVDNHYKKICSEGPVFVAEEVVL; encoded by the coding sequence ATGAGAAAGCGTGAGACAATGTCTGTTCTATCAGTAACACAAATTGCTACAGACACCTTTGAGATGATAGCGGAAAATAGTAGAATTAGTGAACAGGCAAAACCAGGACAATTTGTACACATTTACATTCCTGGACATACGTTAAGACGTCCGATCTCTATTGCAGCAGTGGATCCTTCCACTGCTAGCGTATCGCTTGTATTTAAAGCAATTGGAGAAGGAACCAAACAATTATCAAACTATCAATCGGGAATGCAAATTGATGTGTTTGGACCGAATGGGAATGGTTTTTCTATAGATATTTCTGAAGATGAACGGGTACTGTTAATTGGTGGAGGGGTAGGTGTTCCGCCTATGTATCACTTGGCAAAACGGTTATCGGAAGAAACTTCTATAGATATTGTCTCGGTACTTGGCTTTCAGACAAAAAATGCTGTTTTTTACGAGGAAGAATTTAACCGGATCGGTGAAACGTATATTGTAACCGATGACGGTTCTTATGGGACACATGGTGTTGTTACGGATATAGTAGGACAATTTAAAGATCGTACACAATACTTTAGCTGTGGTCCATTACCAATGTTAAGAGCGGTGAAAAGTAAGCTCAGTCATATCCCTGGAAAGGTTTCTTTAGAGGAAAGAATGGGATGTGGAGTAGGTGCATGTATGGCCTGTGTGCTGCCTACCGTGGATAATCATTATAAGAAAATCTGTAGTGAAGGACCAGTATTTGTTGCTGAGGAGGTTGTCCTATGA
- a CDS encoding dihydroorotate dehydrogenase, translating into MNLSVKLPGLNLKNPIMPASGCFGFGKEYSEYYDLSLLGGVMMKAATQFERLGNPTPRVAETSAGMLNAIGLQNPGVQQIIDQEVPRLAKYDTSIIANIAGSSIEEYEFVAASFNQTEDVHALELNISCPNVKQGGIQFGTDPTMAKKVTGVVKKVSNKPVYVKLSPNVHNIVQMAKAVEEAGADGLSMINTLTGMKIHLPSRKPLIANKTGGLSGPAIKPVAIRMIYEVRQQVSIPIIGMGGISNAEDVLEFLIAGADAVAVGTANFQNPFACVDIINELPVVLERYGFHSIEDVIETRGITV; encoded by the coding sequence ATGAATCTATCAGTAAAATTACCAGGATTAAACTTAAAAAATCCCATCATGCCAGCATCTGGTTGCTTTGGGTTTGGGAAAGAGTACAGTGAGTATTATGACTTAAGCCTTTTAGGTGGAGTAATGATGAAAGCAGCCACTCAATTTGAAAGATTAGGTAATCCAACTCCGCGTGTAGCAGAAACTAGTGCAGGAATGTTAAATGCAATTGGTCTTCAGAATCCGGGAGTCCAACAAATAATTGACCAAGAAGTTCCTCGACTTGCAAAATATGATACATCTATTATTGCAAATATTGCAGGTAGTTCTATCGAAGAATATGAGTTTGTAGCGGCTTCGTTTAATCAAACAGAAGATGTACATGCACTCGAATTAAATATTTCTTGTCCAAATGTTAAACAAGGTGGAATCCAATTTGGTACTGACCCTACCATGGCAAAAAAAGTAACGGGTGTAGTAAAGAAAGTGAGTAACAAACCTGTTTATGTAAAACTTTCGCCGAATGTGCATAACATTGTTCAGATGGCAAAAGCAGTGGAAGAAGCTGGTGCAGATGGGTTATCGATGATCAACACATTAACTGGAATGAAGATTCATCTGCCATCACGAAAACCGTTAATCGCCAATAAAACCGGGGGGCTGTCTGGTCCTGCAATAAAGCCTGTTGCTATTCGTATGATTTATGAAGTAAGACAACAAGTTTCGATTCCAATTATTGGGATGGGAGGAATCTCTAACGCAGAAGATGTTTTGGAGTTTCTAATAGCTGGTGCAGATGCTGTCGCAGTTGGCACTGCGAATTTTCAAAATCCATTTGCTTGTGTAGATATCATAAACGAGTTACCAGTAGTATTGGAGCGGTATGGGTTTCACTCAATTGAAGATGTTATTGAGACAAGGGGGATAACGGTATGA
- the pyrF gene encoding orotidine-5'-phosphate decarboxylase → MTMFVALDFPNWKQTEAFLNNNALQGVPVKVGMELFYKEGPKVIEKLKKNNHSIFLDLKLHDIPNTVHRAMKNIASLGVDLVTTHTLGGSEMIAQAKLGLEQSHTKLIAVTLLTSVDEEVVQQQLRLPGNVPANVNHLARIAKDAGADGVVSSVHEVASIKKVCDTSFLTLTPGIRLDSSHVHDQKRVATPELANQVGSDFIVVGRAITQSDHPYETYMEVKKRWEEE, encoded by the coding sequence ATGACGATGTTTGTAGCACTTGATTTTCCTAATTGGAAACAAACAGAAGCATTTTTAAATAACAATGCGTTACAAGGAGTTCCTGTTAAAGTTGGTATGGAACTATTCTATAAAGAAGGTCCTAAGGTAATCGAAAAATTAAAAAAGAATAATCATTCGATATTTTTGGATCTGAAATTACATGACATACCAAATACAGTTCATCGAGCAATGAAAAATATAGCTTCTCTAGGTGTTGATTTAGTTACAACACATACACTTGGCGGAAGTGAAATGATTGCTCAAGCAAAGCTTGGACTTGAACAATCACATACAAAACTGATTGCAGTAACTCTATTAACATCAGTAGATGAAGAAGTTGTTCAACAACAATTACGATTACCTGGTAATGTACCGGCTAATGTTAATCACTTAGCTAGAATAGCAAAAGATGCTGGAGCGGATGGGGTAGTTAGCTCTGTCCATGAAGTAGCATCTATCAAAAAAGTATGTGATACATCTTTTTTAACACTAACTCCAGGAATAAGGCTTGACAGTTCACATGTTCATGATCAAAAACGTGTTGCAACACCAGAACTGGCAAATCAAGTCGGAAGTGACTTTATTGTAGTAGGTAGAGCGATAACGCAATCTGATCATCCATACGAAACATATATGGAAGTAAAGAAACGATGGGAGGAAGAATAG